From the Cucurbita pepo subsp. pepo cultivar mu-cu-16 chromosome LG05, ASM280686v2, whole genome shotgun sequence genome, one window contains:
- the LOC111795394 gene encoding uncharacterized protein LOC111795394 isoform X2 produces MASTNSPPNIDASALTDDLVTKALNKRYECLVTVRTKAIKGKGAWYWAHLEPVLIRNPSNSLPKAVKLKCSLCDSVFSASNPSRTASEHLKRGTCPNLSSISRSNATASPLPISSIPSPTLHNHKKRSSQMNAPILTASYQVHSLAMIEPTRSYAPLISSPPTPVAQNPVGMASKMEVNQHQLVLSGGKDDLGALEMLENSVKKLRSPHASPGPRLSKEQIDSAIELLTDWFIESCGSVSLSCLEHPKFKALLSQMGLPSLLRTDILGARLDSKFEEAKADSEARIRDASFFQIASDGWKNKNCCGYYCGEESVVKFMVNLPNGSTMFQKALFTGGLVSPKYAEEVILDTVNEICGNSLQRCVGIIADRYKGKALRNLEIKNHWMVNLSCQLQGFICLIKDFNKELPLFRVVTENCLKVANFVNTKSQVRNCLNKYKVQELEGRWLLHVPSPNCDTSKNFSPVYAMLDDMLSSAHVLQMVVLDESYRLVCMEDPLASEVSSLIQNERFWDEMEGVHSLVKMIRGMAQEIEAERPLIGQCLPLWEELRTKVKEWCAKFSIAEGPVEKILEKRFRKNYHPAWSAAFILDPLYLRRDINGKYLPPFKCLSQEQEKDVDSLINRLVSREEAHVAFMELMKWRSEGLDPLYAQAVQVKQLDPLTGKMKIANPQSRRLVWETCLSEFKTLGKVALRLIFLHSTSCGYKCKCSIMNLVCSHRHSRIGLERAQKMVFVAAHAKLERKDFSNEDDKDAELFAMADGENDMLNEGWMCSIKLNQSCRSQPRTRYYLCS; encoded by the exons ATGGCTTCCACGAATTCACCGCCCAACATTGATGCTTCGGCGTTGACGGATGATTTAGTGACGAAAGCTTTGAATAAACGGTATGAGTGCCTTGTAACTGTTCGAACGAAGGCAATTAAGGGGAAAGGGGCTTGGTATTGGGCTCATTTGGAGCCTGTTCTTATACGAAATCCTAGTAATAGTCTTCCGAAAGCGGTGAAGCTCAAGTGTTCTTTGTGCGATTCTGTTTTCTCGGCTTCGAACCCCTCGCGGACTGCATCTGAGCATTTGAAACGAGGCACTTGTCCTAATTTGAGCTCCATTTCAAGGTCTAATGCTACGGCGTCACCGTTGCCGATATCGTCCATTCCTTCTCCGACATTGCACAACCACAAGAAGCGAAGCTCTCAAATGAATGCTCCGATTCTCACTGCTTCCTATCAGGTACATTCTCTTGCCATGATTGAGCCGACGCGTTCCTATGCTCCGTTAATTTCCTCGCCGCCGACGCCGGTGGCTCAAAATCCGGTTGGGATGGCGAGTAAGATGGAGGTGAATCAGCATCAGTTGGTGTTATCAGGTGGGAAAGATGATTTAGGTGCACTAGAAATGCTGGAAAACAGTGTCAAGAAACTGAGGAGTCCACATGCCTCACCTGGACCAAGGTTAAGTAAGGAACAAATTGATTCTGCTATCGAATTACTGACTGATTGGTTTATCGAGTCGTGTGGGTCAGTATCTCTTTCCTGCCTTGAGCATCCGAAGTTTAAAGCCTTGCTTAGTCAGATGGGCTTGCCTTCATTACTTCGAACCGACATTTTAGGAGCTCGGCTCGATTCCAAGTTTGAGGAGGCCAAAGCTGATTCAGAAGCCAGGATTAGAGATGCTTCGTTTTTCCAGATCGCTTCGGATGGGTGGAAGAATAAGAACTGCTGTGGCTATTACTGTGGCGAAGAGAGTGTAGTTAAATTTATGGTTAATCTTCCAAATGGTTCTACGATGTTCCAAAAAGCATTGTTTACAGGGGGATTGGTGTCACCCAAGTATGCGGAAGAGGTTATTTTAGATACGGTCAATGAGATTTGTGGGAATAGTCTGCAGAGATGTGTGGGGATAATAGCAGATAGGTATAAGGGCAAGGCATTGAGGAATTTGGAGATAAAGAATCATTGGATGGTAAATCTCTCTTGCCAGCTTCAgggttttatttgtttgataaaGGATTTTAACAAAGAGCTTCCACTTTTCAGGGTAGTCACTGAAAATTGCTTGAAGGTTGCAAACTTTGTAAACACCAAATCTCAAGTTAGGAATTGTTTAAACAAGTATAAGGTGCAGGAGCTAGAAGGTCGATGGTTGCTTCACGTTCCTTCGCCAAATTGTGACACATCCAAAAACTTCTCACCTGTTTATGCAATGCTTGATGATATGCTTAGCTCTGCTCATGTCCTTCAAATGGTTGTGTTAGACGAATCTTATAGGTTAGTATGCATGGAGGATCCACTTGCTTCTGAGGTTTCAAGTCTGATACAAAATGAACGCTTTTGGGATGAAATGGAGGGAGTTCATTCACTTGTGAAAATGATCCGAGGGATGGCTCAAGAGATTGAAGCCGAAAGGCCACTGATTGGTCAATGCTTGCCTCTCTGGGAGGAGCTGAGAACAAAAGTGAAGGAATGGTGTGCTAAGTTCAGCATAGCTGAAGGGCCAGtggagaaaattttagaaaagcGGTTTAGGAAAAATTATCATCCAGCATGGTCTGCTGCATTTATACTGGACCCGCTTTACTTGAGGAGGGACATAAATGGGAAATATCTTCCACCCTTCAAGTGCCTTTCACAAGAGCAAGAAAAGGATGTTGATTCGCTTATTAACCGGTTGGTGTCCAGGGAAGAAGCTCATGTCGCATTCATGGAGCTTATGAAATGGAGATCCGAGGGGCTAGATCCACTTTATGCTCAGGCAGTTCAGGTCAAACAACTAGACCCTTTAACCGGAAAGATGAAAATTGCCAACCCACAGAGTAGGCGACTTGTCTGGGAAACTTGCCTAAGTGAGTTCAAGACCCTTGGTAAGGTTGCACTGAGGCTTATTTTCCTTCATTCAACATCTTGTGGCTACAAGTGTAAGTGTTCTATCATGAATTTGGTTTGCTCACATCGGCACTCGAGGATCGGCTTGGAGAGAGCTCAGAAGATGGTATTTGTTGCAGCTCATGCCaagcttgaaaggaaagactTTTCTAATGAGGATGACAAAGATGCAGAACTATTTGCAATGGCGGATGGTGAAAATGACATGCTCAATGAG GGCTGGATGTGTTCGATCAAATTGAACCAGAGTTGTCGAAGTCAACCTCGGACTAGGTACTATCTTTGCAGCTGA
- the LOC111795394 gene encoding uncharacterized protein LOC111795394 isoform X1, producing the protein MASTNSPPNIDASALTDDLVTKALNKRYECLVTVRTKAIKGKGAWYWAHLEPVLIRNPSNSLPKAVKLKCSLCDSVFSASNPSRTASEHLKRGTCPNLSSISRSNATASPLPISSIPSPTLHNHKKRSSQMNAPILTASYQVHSLAMIEPTRSYAPLISSPPTPVAQNPVGMASKMEVNQHQLVLSGGKDDLGALEMLENSVKKLRSPHASPGPRLSKEQIDSAIELLTDWFIESCGSVSLSCLEHPKFKALLSQMGLPSLLRTDILGARLDSKFEEAKADSEARIRDASFFQIASDGWKNKNCCGYYCGEESVVKFMVNLPNGSTMFQKALFTGGLVSPKYAEEVILDTVNEICGNSLQRCVGIIADRYKGKALRNLEIKNHWMVNLSCQLQGFICLIKDFNKELPLFRVVTENCLKVANFVNTKSQVRNCLNKYKVQELEGRWLLHVPSPNCDTSKNFSPVYAMLDDMLSSAHVLQMVVLDESYRLVCMEDPLASEVSSLIQNERFWDEMEGVHSLVKMIRGMAQEIEAERPLIGQCLPLWEELRTKVKEWCAKFSIAEGPVEKILEKRFRKNYHPAWSAAFILDPLYLRRDINGKYLPPFKCLSQEQEKDVDSLINRLVSREEAHVAFMELMKWRSEGLDPLYAQAVQVKQLDPLTGKMKIANPQSRRLVWETCLSEFKTLGKVALRLIFLHSTSCGYKCKCSIMNLVCSHRHSRIGLERAQKMVFVAAHAKLERKDFSNEDDKDAELFAMADGENDMLNEVFSDAPSITGLDVFDQIEPELSKSTSD; encoded by the exons ATGGCTTCCACGAATTCACCGCCCAACATTGATGCTTCGGCGTTGACGGATGATTTAGTGACGAAAGCTTTGAATAAACGGTATGAGTGCCTTGTAACTGTTCGAACGAAGGCAATTAAGGGGAAAGGGGCTTGGTATTGGGCTCATTTGGAGCCTGTTCTTATACGAAATCCTAGTAATAGTCTTCCGAAAGCGGTGAAGCTCAAGTGTTCTTTGTGCGATTCTGTTTTCTCGGCTTCGAACCCCTCGCGGACTGCATCTGAGCATTTGAAACGAGGCACTTGTCCTAATTTGAGCTCCATTTCAAGGTCTAATGCTACGGCGTCACCGTTGCCGATATCGTCCATTCCTTCTCCGACATTGCACAACCACAAGAAGCGAAGCTCTCAAATGAATGCTCCGATTCTCACTGCTTCCTATCAGGTACATTCTCTTGCCATGATTGAGCCGACGCGTTCCTATGCTCCGTTAATTTCCTCGCCGCCGACGCCGGTGGCTCAAAATCCGGTTGGGATGGCGAGTAAGATGGAGGTGAATCAGCATCAGTTGGTGTTATCAGGTGGGAAAGATGATTTAGGTGCACTAGAAATGCTGGAAAACAGTGTCAAGAAACTGAGGAGTCCACATGCCTCACCTGGACCAAGGTTAAGTAAGGAACAAATTGATTCTGCTATCGAATTACTGACTGATTGGTTTATCGAGTCGTGTGGGTCAGTATCTCTTTCCTGCCTTGAGCATCCGAAGTTTAAAGCCTTGCTTAGTCAGATGGGCTTGCCTTCATTACTTCGAACCGACATTTTAGGAGCTCGGCTCGATTCCAAGTTTGAGGAGGCCAAAGCTGATTCAGAAGCCAGGATTAGAGATGCTTCGTTTTTCCAGATCGCTTCGGATGGGTGGAAGAATAAGAACTGCTGTGGCTATTACTGTGGCGAAGAGAGTGTAGTTAAATTTATGGTTAATCTTCCAAATGGTTCTACGATGTTCCAAAAAGCATTGTTTACAGGGGGATTGGTGTCACCCAAGTATGCGGAAGAGGTTATTTTAGATACGGTCAATGAGATTTGTGGGAATAGTCTGCAGAGATGTGTGGGGATAATAGCAGATAGGTATAAGGGCAAGGCATTGAGGAATTTGGAGATAAAGAATCATTGGATGGTAAATCTCTCTTGCCAGCTTCAgggttttatttgtttgataaaGGATTTTAACAAAGAGCTTCCACTTTTCAGGGTAGTCACTGAAAATTGCTTGAAGGTTGCAAACTTTGTAAACACCAAATCTCAAGTTAGGAATTGTTTAAACAAGTATAAGGTGCAGGAGCTAGAAGGTCGATGGTTGCTTCACGTTCCTTCGCCAAATTGTGACACATCCAAAAACTTCTCACCTGTTTATGCAATGCTTGATGATATGCTTAGCTCTGCTCATGTCCTTCAAATGGTTGTGTTAGACGAATCTTATAGGTTAGTATGCATGGAGGATCCACTTGCTTCTGAGGTTTCAAGTCTGATACAAAATGAACGCTTTTGGGATGAAATGGAGGGAGTTCATTCACTTGTGAAAATGATCCGAGGGATGGCTCAAGAGATTGAAGCCGAAAGGCCACTGATTGGTCAATGCTTGCCTCTCTGGGAGGAGCTGAGAACAAAAGTGAAGGAATGGTGTGCTAAGTTCAGCATAGCTGAAGGGCCAGtggagaaaattttagaaaagcGGTTTAGGAAAAATTATCATCCAGCATGGTCTGCTGCATTTATACTGGACCCGCTTTACTTGAGGAGGGACATAAATGGGAAATATCTTCCACCCTTCAAGTGCCTTTCACAAGAGCAAGAAAAGGATGTTGATTCGCTTATTAACCGGTTGGTGTCCAGGGAAGAAGCTCATGTCGCATTCATGGAGCTTATGAAATGGAGATCCGAGGGGCTAGATCCACTTTATGCTCAGGCAGTTCAGGTCAAACAACTAGACCCTTTAACCGGAAAGATGAAAATTGCCAACCCACAGAGTAGGCGACTTGTCTGGGAAACTTGCCTAAGTGAGTTCAAGACCCTTGGTAAGGTTGCACTGAGGCTTATTTTCCTTCATTCAACATCTTGTGGCTACAAGTGTAAGTGTTCTATCATGAATTTGGTTTGCTCACATCGGCACTCGAGGATCGGCTTGGAGAGAGCTCAGAAGATGGTATTTGTTGCAGCTCATGCCaagcttgaaaggaaagactTTTCTAATGAGGATGACAAAGATGCAGAACTATTTGCAATGGCGGATGGTGAAAATGACATGCTCAATGAGGTCTTTTCTGATGCACCCTCAAT TACAGGGCTGGATGTGTTCGATCAAATTGAACCAGAGTTGTCGAAGTCAACCTCGGACTAG
- the LOC111795394 gene encoding uncharacterized protein LOC111795394 isoform X3: protein MASTNSPPNIDASALTDDLVTKALNKRYECLVTVRTKAIKGKGAWYWAHLEPVLIRNPSNSLPKAVKLKCSLCDSVFSASNPSRTASEHLKRGTCPNLSSISRSNATASPLPISSIPSPTLHNHKKRSSQMNAPILTASYQVHSLAMIEPTRSYAPLISSPPTPVAQNPVGMASKMEVNQHQLVLSGGKDDLGALEMLENSVKKLRSPHASPGPRLSKEQIDSAIELLTDWFIESCGSVSLSCLEHPKFKALLSQMGLPSLLRTDILGARLDSKFEEAKADSEARIRDASFFQIASDGWKNKNCCGYYCGEESVVKFMVNLPNGSTMFQKALFTGGLVSPKYAEEVILDTVNEICGNSLQRCVGIIADRYKGKALRNLEIKNHWMVNLSCQLQGFICLIKDFNKELPLFRVVTENCLKVANFVNTKSQVRNCLNKYKVQELEGRWLLHVPSPNCDTSKNFSPVYAMLDDMLSSAHVLQMVVLDESYRLVCMEDPLASEVSSLIQNERFWDEMEGVHSLVKMIRGMAQEIEAERPLIGQCLPLWEELRTKVKEWCAKFSIAEGPVEKILEKRFRKNYHPAWSAAFILDPLYLRRDINGKYLPPFKCLSQEQEKDVDSLINRLVSREEAHVAFMELMKWRSEGLDPLYAQAVQVKQLDPLTGKMKIANPQSRRLVWETCLSEFKTLGKVALRLIFLHSTSCGYKCKCSIMNLVCSHRHSRIGLERAQKMVFVAAHAKLERKDFSNEDDKDAELFAMADGENDMLNEVFSDAPSMAGCVRSN, encoded by the exons ATGGCTTCCACGAATTCACCGCCCAACATTGATGCTTCGGCGTTGACGGATGATTTAGTGACGAAAGCTTTGAATAAACGGTATGAGTGCCTTGTAACTGTTCGAACGAAGGCAATTAAGGGGAAAGGGGCTTGGTATTGGGCTCATTTGGAGCCTGTTCTTATACGAAATCCTAGTAATAGTCTTCCGAAAGCGGTGAAGCTCAAGTGTTCTTTGTGCGATTCTGTTTTCTCGGCTTCGAACCCCTCGCGGACTGCATCTGAGCATTTGAAACGAGGCACTTGTCCTAATTTGAGCTCCATTTCAAGGTCTAATGCTACGGCGTCACCGTTGCCGATATCGTCCATTCCTTCTCCGACATTGCACAACCACAAGAAGCGAAGCTCTCAAATGAATGCTCCGATTCTCACTGCTTCCTATCAGGTACATTCTCTTGCCATGATTGAGCCGACGCGTTCCTATGCTCCGTTAATTTCCTCGCCGCCGACGCCGGTGGCTCAAAATCCGGTTGGGATGGCGAGTAAGATGGAGGTGAATCAGCATCAGTTGGTGTTATCAGGTGGGAAAGATGATTTAGGTGCACTAGAAATGCTGGAAAACAGTGTCAAGAAACTGAGGAGTCCACATGCCTCACCTGGACCAAGGTTAAGTAAGGAACAAATTGATTCTGCTATCGAATTACTGACTGATTGGTTTATCGAGTCGTGTGGGTCAGTATCTCTTTCCTGCCTTGAGCATCCGAAGTTTAAAGCCTTGCTTAGTCAGATGGGCTTGCCTTCATTACTTCGAACCGACATTTTAGGAGCTCGGCTCGATTCCAAGTTTGAGGAGGCCAAAGCTGATTCAGAAGCCAGGATTAGAGATGCTTCGTTTTTCCAGATCGCTTCGGATGGGTGGAAGAATAAGAACTGCTGTGGCTATTACTGTGGCGAAGAGAGTGTAGTTAAATTTATGGTTAATCTTCCAAATGGTTCTACGATGTTCCAAAAAGCATTGTTTACAGGGGGATTGGTGTCACCCAAGTATGCGGAAGAGGTTATTTTAGATACGGTCAATGAGATTTGTGGGAATAGTCTGCAGAGATGTGTGGGGATAATAGCAGATAGGTATAAGGGCAAGGCATTGAGGAATTTGGAGATAAAGAATCATTGGATGGTAAATCTCTCTTGCCAGCTTCAgggttttatttgtttgataaaGGATTTTAACAAAGAGCTTCCACTTTTCAGGGTAGTCACTGAAAATTGCTTGAAGGTTGCAAACTTTGTAAACACCAAATCTCAAGTTAGGAATTGTTTAAACAAGTATAAGGTGCAGGAGCTAGAAGGTCGATGGTTGCTTCACGTTCCTTCGCCAAATTGTGACACATCCAAAAACTTCTCACCTGTTTATGCAATGCTTGATGATATGCTTAGCTCTGCTCATGTCCTTCAAATGGTTGTGTTAGACGAATCTTATAGGTTAGTATGCATGGAGGATCCACTTGCTTCTGAGGTTTCAAGTCTGATACAAAATGAACGCTTTTGGGATGAAATGGAGGGAGTTCATTCACTTGTGAAAATGATCCGAGGGATGGCTCAAGAGATTGAAGCCGAAAGGCCACTGATTGGTCAATGCTTGCCTCTCTGGGAGGAGCTGAGAACAAAAGTGAAGGAATGGTGTGCTAAGTTCAGCATAGCTGAAGGGCCAGtggagaaaattttagaaaagcGGTTTAGGAAAAATTATCATCCAGCATGGTCTGCTGCATTTATACTGGACCCGCTTTACTTGAGGAGGGACATAAATGGGAAATATCTTCCACCCTTCAAGTGCCTTTCACAAGAGCAAGAAAAGGATGTTGATTCGCTTATTAACCGGTTGGTGTCCAGGGAAGAAGCTCATGTCGCATTCATGGAGCTTATGAAATGGAGATCCGAGGGGCTAGATCCACTTTATGCTCAGGCAGTTCAGGTCAAACAACTAGACCCTTTAACCGGAAAGATGAAAATTGCCAACCCACAGAGTAGGCGACTTGTCTGGGAAACTTGCCTAAGTGAGTTCAAGACCCTTGGTAAGGTTGCACTGAGGCTTATTTTCCTTCATTCAACATCTTGTGGCTACAAGTGTAAGTGTTCTATCATGAATTTGGTTTGCTCACATCGGCACTCGAGGATCGGCTTGGAGAGAGCTCAGAAGATGGTATTTGTTGCAGCTCATGCCaagcttgaaaggaaagactTTTCTAATGAGGATGACAAAGATGCAGAACTATTTGCAATGGCGGATGGTGAAAATGACATGCTCAATGAGGTCTTTTCTGATGCACCCTCAAT GGCTGGATGTGTTCGATCAAATTGA
- the LOC111795394 gene encoding uncharacterized protein LOC111795394 isoform X4: MASTNSPPNIDASALTDDLVTKALNKRYECLVTVRTKAIKGKGAWYWAHLEPVLIRNPSNSLPKAVKLKCSLCDSVFSASNPSRTASEHLKRGTCPNLSSISRSNATASPLPISSIPSPTLHNHKKRSSQMNAPILTASYQVHSLAMIEPTRSYAPLISSPPTPVAQNPVGMASKMEVNQHQLVLSGGKDDLGALEMLENSVKKLRSPHASPGPRLSKEQIDSAIELLTDWFIESCGSVSLSCLEHPKFKALLSQMGLPSLLRTDILGARLDSKFEEAKADSEARIRDASFFQIASDGWKNKNCCGYYCGEESVVKFMVNLPNGSTMFQKALFTGGLVSPKYAEEVILDTVNEICGNSLQRCVGIIADRYKGKALRNLEIKNHWMVNLSCQLQGFICLIKDFNKELPLFRVVTENCLKVANFVNTKSQVRNCLNKYKVQELEGRWLLHVPSPNCDTSKNFSPVYAMLDDMLSSAHVLQMVVLDESYRLVCMEDPLASEVSSLIQNERFWDEMEGVHSLVKMIRGMAQEIEAERPLIGQCLPLWEELRTKVKEWCAKFSIAEGPVEKILEKRFRKNYHPAWSAAFILDPLYLRRDINGKYLPPFKCLSQEQEKDVDSLINRLVSREEAHVAFMELMKWRSEGLDPLYAQAVQVKQLDPLTGKMKIANPQSRRLVWETCLSEFKTLGKVALRLIFLHSTSCGYKCKCSIMNLVCSHRHSRIGLERAQKMVFVAAHAKLERKDFSNEDDKDAELFAMADGENDMLNEYRAGCVRSN, encoded by the exons ATGGCTTCCACGAATTCACCGCCCAACATTGATGCTTCGGCGTTGACGGATGATTTAGTGACGAAAGCTTTGAATAAACGGTATGAGTGCCTTGTAACTGTTCGAACGAAGGCAATTAAGGGGAAAGGGGCTTGGTATTGGGCTCATTTGGAGCCTGTTCTTATACGAAATCCTAGTAATAGTCTTCCGAAAGCGGTGAAGCTCAAGTGTTCTTTGTGCGATTCTGTTTTCTCGGCTTCGAACCCCTCGCGGACTGCATCTGAGCATTTGAAACGAGGCACTTGTCCTAATTTGAGCTCCATTTCAAGGTCTAATGCTACGGCGTCACCGTTGCCGATATCGTCCATTCCTTCTCCGACATTGCACAACCACAAGAAGCGAAGCTCTCAAATGAATGCTCCGATTCTCACTGCTTCCTATCAGGTACATTCTCTTGCCATGATTGAGCCGACGCGTTCCTATGCTCCGTTAATTTCCTCGCCGCCGACGCCGGTGGCTCAAAATCCGGTTGGGATGGCGAGTAAGATGGAGGTGAATCAGCATCAGTTGGTGTTATCAGGTGGGAAAGATGATTTAGGTGCACTAGAAATGCTGGAAAACAGTGTCAAGAAACTGAGGAGTCCACATGCCTCACCTGGACCAAGGTTAAGTAAGGAACAAATTGATTCTGCTATCGAATTACTGACTGATTGGTTTATCGAGTCGTGTGGGTCAGTATCTCTTTCCTGCCTTGAGCATCCGAAGTTTAAAGCCTTGCTTAGTCAGATGGGCTTGCCTTCATTACTTCGAACCGACATTTTAGGAGCTCGGCTCGATTCCAAGTTTGAGGAGGCCAAAGCTGATTCAGAAGCCAGGATTAGAGATGCTTCGTTTTTCCAGATCGCTTCGGATGGGTGGAAGAATAAGAACTGCTGTGGCTATTACTGTGGCGAAGAGAGTGTAGTTAAATTTATGGTTAATCTTCCAAATGGTTCTACGATGTTCCAAAAAGCATTGTTTACAGGGGGATTGGTGTCACCCAAGTATGCGGAAGAGGTTATTTTAGATACGGTCAATGAGATTTGTGGGAATAGTCTGCAGAGATGTGTGGGGATAATAGCAGATAGGTATAAGGGCAAGGCATTGAGGAATTTGGAGATAAAGAATCATTGGATGGTAAATCTCTCTTGCCAGCTTCAgggttttatttgtttgataaaGGATTTTAACAAAGAGCTTCCACTTTTCAGGGTAGTCACTGAAAATTGCTTGAAGGTTGCAAACTTTGTAAACACCAAATCTCAAGTTAGGAATTGTTTAAACAAGTATAAGGTGCAGGAGCTAGAAGGTCGATGGTTGCTTCACGTTCCTTCGCCAAATTGTGACACATCCAAAAACTTCTCACCTGTTTATGCAATGCTTGATGATATGCTTAGCTCTGCTCATGTCCTTCAAATGGTTGTGTTAGACGAATCTTATAGGTTAGTATGCATGGAGGATCCACTTGCTTCTGAGGTTTCAAGTCTGATACAAAATGAACGCTTTTGGGATGAAATGGAGGGAGTTCATTCACTTGTGAAAATGATCCGAGGGATGGCTCAAGAGATTGAAGCCGAAAGGCCACTGATTGGTCAATGCTTGCCTCTCTGGGAGGAGCTGAGAACAAAAGTGAAGGAATGGTGTGCTAAGTTCAGCATAGCTGAAGGGCCAGtggagaaaattttagaaaagcGGTTTAGGAAAAATTATCATCCAGCATGGTCTGCTGCATTTATACTGGACCCGCTTTACTTGAGGAGGGACATAAATGGGAAATATCTTCCACCCTTCAAGTGCCTTTCACAAGAGCAAGAAAAGGATGTTGATTCGCTTATTAACCGGTTGGTGTCCAGGGAAGAAGCTCATGTCGCATTCATGGAGCTTATGAAATGGAGATCCGAGGGGCTAGATCCACTTTATGCTCAGGCAGTTCAGGTCAAACAACTAGACCCTTTAACCGGAAAGATGAAAATTGCCAACCCACAGAGTAGGCGACTTGTCTGGGAAACTTGCCTAAGTGAGTTCAAGACCCTTGGTAAGGTTGCACTGAGGCTTATTTTCCTTCATTCAACATCTTGTGGCTACAAGTGTAAGTGTTCTATCATGAATTTGGTTTGCTCACATCGGCACTCGAGGATCGGCTTGGAGAGAGCTCAGAAGATGGTATTTGTTGCAGCTCATGCCaagcttgaaaggaaagactTTTCTAATGAGGATGACAAAGATGCAGAACTATTTGCAATGGCGGATGGTGAAAATGACATGCTCAATGAG TACAGGGCTGGATGTGTTCGATCAAATTGA